The genomic region GGAAGGCTCCGTGTGGGAGGCGTTCGACAAAGCGTCCTACTACAAGCTGAACAACCTGATCGCCATCATCGATGTCAACCGCCTTGGACAGCGCGGCGAGACCGACCTGGGCTGGAACACCGATGCCTACGCCGCTCGCGCGACGGCCTTCGGCTGGCATGCGATCGTTCTGGACGGCCAGAGCGTCGAAGAAGTCGATGCGGCCTACGCTGAAGCATTGACGCAGACCGACAAGCCCACCGTCTTGATCGCGAAGACCAAGAAGGGCGCCGGCGTCTCGTTCCTCGCGGACCACGACGGCTGGCACGGCAAGGCGCTGAACGCCGATCAGGCGAAGGACGCCATTGCGGAGCTGGGCGGCGAGCGCCACATTCTCATCAATGTCGCGAAGCCGGAAGAACTGAAGCCCGCCGCCGGCATCACCGAGCAGCCCCTGAAGCTTCCCGTCTACGAAGCGGGAACCAAGGAAGCCACGCGCAAGGCGTACGGCGACGCTCTGGTCGCGATCGGCGCGTCCCGCGCGGACGTGGTCGTTTTGGACGGCGAGGTCTCCAACTCCACGCACGCCGATGAGTTCAAGAAGGCGTATCCCGATCGCTTCTTCGAGATGTTCATCGCCGAGCAGCAGCTCGTCTCCGCCGCCGCCGGTTTCGGCGTCCGCAAGAAGAAGGCGTTCGCCTCCACCTTCGCGGCGTTCTTCACCCGCGCTTACGATCAGGTCCGCATGGGCGCGATCTCGAACTCGACGATCAAGCTGGTCGGCTCCCACGCCGGCGTCAGCATCGGCGAGGACGGCCCGTCCCAGATGGCTCTGGAAGACCTTGCGTCCTTCCGCGCCGTCTTCGGCAGCACGGTCCTGTACCCGAGCGACGCCAACCAGACCGGCCACCTGGTCGATCTGCTCGCCGACCAGCCGGGCATCTCCTACATGCGCACCACGCGTGAGAAGACCCCGATCATCTACGCTCCCGATGAGAAGTTCCACATCGGCGGCAGCAAGGTCGTCAAGCAATCCGACAGCGATCAAGTGACCGTCGTCGGCGCCGGCATCACCCTGCACGAAGCCATCAAGGCGCACGCTACCCTGGCGGCCGAAGGCATCAACATCCGCGTCATCGACCTCTACTCGGTCAAGCCCGTGGACAAAGAAGGCCTGATCGCCGCCGCGTCCGCCACCGGCAACAAAGTCATCGTGGTCGAGGACCACTGGCCTGAAGGCGGCCTCGGCGACGCCGTTCTGGACGCCTTCGCGGACCTGGGTGACAAGTCCCCGGTCGTCGTCAAACTGGCCGTCCGCATCATGCCCGGCTCCGGCAAGCCGTTCGAACTCCTGAACGCCGCCGGTATCGACGCCGACCATATTGTCAAGGCCGTCAAAGAGCTGCTCTAATCCGCTCACATAAAAATCCCGCCGCGCACCCGCGCGGCGGGATTTTTCCATATTCACTTCAATGACAATTGTCCGCGCCCCTCAATCCATCATCGGCTATCACGGCTGCGACCTCGACATCGCCAATCGGTTGCTGAACGGCGAGCCGTTTCATAAATCAGCAAACGACTACGATTGGTTAGGTTCTGGGGTTTACTTCTGGGAATATGCGCCTTATCGGGCATGGGATTGGGCGCAAAAGCGATATGGTGATCAAGCGGCGGTTCTGCGTGCAGAGATCGTGCTTGGCGATTGCTTAAATCTCTTAGATACTGACTATTTTTCCGACCTTGGATCAGTCTACAATAAGCTTGCCCACGCCTTTGCCAGTCAAGGAGTTGCTCTTCCATTCAATAGTCGAGGGGCTAATCGTCTGGATCGCATTGTCATTGATAAATTTTGCGAAGAGTACACACAGGGTGGCGGCGATTTTGATACCGTACGAAGTTGCTTTGCGGAAGGGGCTCCACTCTACGATGGCTCCAAAATCTTAAGTCTTACGCATACCCAAATCGCTGTGCGCAATGCGGGTTGTATTCAAGACTTAAAGCTGGTACACTTTGAATAAGATTATCTCTGGCTTTACGGGGAGAATGGAATCATGGGATATCGAGGACGGATTGATGATCCTGGCGTAATGGAGGGCATTCTGGAAAGAATCCAGAATTTAACCCGAGAAGATTTACTTAAAATGCTGGCCCGGTACGACAACGAAAAGCCTGGTGACGTTATCTTGCCTGGCGTACCCCCGCGTTTTCCCAAAAACGATCAGCCGATTGTTCTTCAAATCGTCCCTCCGCGCGCGTCCCGCGCGAAGCGGCGAACGCCCAAACGTCAGAAGGCTGCGTAGCTTCCTGAGACAAGATTTTGCATATCACAGCCTCGCAGCGTCTGCGAGGCTCTCTTCGTTTTAGATTGGATACACACAATGACCCCAGAAGAAGAAGTCCTGGCCGCGAAACTCATCGCCGAGTACCAGGATTACCATCGCAGTGAACGCGAGCGGGAAGAAGAGAAGGGGATGTATATCCTCAATCGCGGTATGCGGGACGTACTTGGCGTGGAGCCGAAATTGGAGACGGACAGCATTATCTACATGGAATGCAAGTTCGTTCCCAACGGCGAAGAAGGCATCGCCATCGAATATATCTGTACTGCTTGCGGCGCCGCGCACGTGTGGCCGGTGTATTCGAGCATGGATGTGGGAGCGTTTTTGATCCCCGAGCGCCGCGCGGAGATCGTGGCGGAATGCCCGATGCCGAAGGATTGAACGGACTGCCCAAGTAGAGCGGCGGTCTAAGCGTCTACCTGTGTACGCCCTGGTTCGTCAGCGACCGTCGTGGGAGAGAGCAGGTCATGGATATTTCCTGCTTGATGTCTAGTGACAGGAGCCTGGAACGTATTTCCGATGACATCCAAAAAACTCAGAATTCCGGCGTAGTTCTTGTTTCGACATATGGGCGAATGGTGGAGGCGGTGCAGTCTTGGGCTGGCGATGATCTGGGAGAACCGGCCGTAGTGGATATTTAGATCGGAATGAAGCAGCACCGTGTAGATCCTCTCCAGGATCACCAATAACGCGATGGGTTTGAGATCGAGGCCGAGGATCATCGCCGGCAGATTGGCGCCGACGATGATGAGCAGGAAATCCACCGGGTGCTGGCGTGAAGCCGCGCTCCAGGTCATGTCAACGACAGTATGGTGAACGCGGTGATACTTCCATAGATACGGCAGCGTATGCGCCAAGCGGTGAAAGACGTAAACCCATATCTCGGCCATGAGGAGCGCCGCCGTCGCCTGAAGCCAAAAAGGCTGTTGTTTTACAAACAACAGCCATGGCGCAGGCAAAAACTGCTTCAAGAAGAAGGCGATCTCGTAAATAATTCCCGCTGCGATCCATAAGCCGAACGATTGATAGAACCAGAGAGCGGCGAGATCTTTGAACTTGGGTCGAACTGCTTTGTCGCCATCGAATAATTCCTCAAGCGGCCAGAAGATCAACGCGCACACAGCCACGAAGCAGAGGCCACTTACGCACAGACCGATCATTTGCTGAAAAAATAAGTGCATCGGCATGGCTCGGTTCAGTAGCCCGCGAGTGGTGAGCCAATATAGCGGTTAGTCGCTCCTCTAGCCATCACATGGTAAGTTAAAGCAAACGCGATCAGTCCCAAAAGTGAGGCTCCAACCAATATCACAATGGTCCCTCGTTTATGTTTCATGAAGAAACCTCCTACGTCCCTATACGCCGTTTTACTGAAATTGGTTTCGGTCGCATCAAAAGTATTATTGGTTATGAGACAGCGCATTTTGCGCATGCTCAAACTCGGCGTCAGTAATCTCAAAGATGCTCCCATGCCGGGCGTTCGCGGGAAACGTAGCCTCGGGTAAAATCGTCCAGTTCAGAAGATCGTTGGAAATAGAGACGCCGTAGCCGTCTGCCATGCAGTAGTCGTAGGCGAGATGCCAGGGGGCGTTTGGGTTGGGGCGGTAGAGCGCGGGGCCTTCGGTGAGCTGGGGCGTGATGGCGTCGGTGAGGACGGTGTAGGGGCCGCCCAGCGCGGGGGCGCTGGCGACGCGCATGAAGCGGTGTTCGCCGTGTTTGTAGCCGAATCGCTCGTCTTTGAAGATCATATACCATTGGCCGTTGGCGGGGACGATGGTGGCGTCGATGATCGTGTAGCCGGCGTCCAGGAGGACAGTAGGCGGGGTGAAGGTCTGGAAGTCCGTGGTGCGGGAACAGAAGATGCGGCTGTCGTCCCAGCCTTCGCTGCCGTAGGAGGATGACCAGAAGACAAAGTAGTTTCTCTGCGCTTCGTCGTAATGGAATTCGGGCGCCCAGGCGTTGCGCGCTCGCTCGTCGCCTTGGATGATAGGGATCGAGCGCTGATCCTCCCAGACGATCAGATCGCGCGAGCGGGCGTAGCCGATATCTCGGCGCGTGGCGCCGCCGGTCGAGAGCAAGTGAAACCAGCCGTCCAGTCCTTTGCGGATGAACGGATCGCGGATGATATATTGGTTCGCGATAGAGTTTAAGACAGGTTTGTTGTCGTTAAGCGGCGTCCAGATCACGCCGTCCTGGCTGTAGGCTAGATGGAGCGATTCGGCGGACATCGTTTCCTCTGTCAGCGGAACCGTTTCGATGCCGTTTGGGGTGACTTCCACGCGCCCGCCGTAGATCTGTCGAAAATAACTGAATATCCACATCTTGGTAAATTCTCGCTGCTTCAGATTAGTTTGACGGTGCCTTCTTTCGGTGCATCGTAAATCCCCACCATCTTCCGCGCGGCGTCGGCGACGGCGACGCGTAGGGGCGCGGGCTCCAGCACTTCGGCTTGTTCGCCGAAGGAGAGCACCCAGTAGAGGATCTCTTGATAACCGGAGACGATGACGCGGAAGAGAACGGAGCCGTCGGGTTGTTTGTCGATGCGCTGAGTCGGGTGCCACTGGCCGCCGAGGATCCAGGAGGCGGTGCTGGGGGCGAAGCGGACGACGACTTCGGTGGGCTCGCCGCCGGCCTGGAGCTGCCAGCCTTTGGACAGCCACTCCTGAAGGTCGAAGTCGGCGGGATAGCGGAAATGCAGCTTATCCTCGACGCGCAGCCATTTGATGCGGTCCAGGCCGAAGGTGCGGATGCCCTGACGCAGGTGGCAGAAGCCGACCATGTACCAGGCGCCGATCTTGAAAGTGAGGCCGTAAGGATCGACCCGGCGCTTGGAGGGCTCCATACGGCTGCGGGAGAAGTAGGTGATGTCCACGGGATTGTGGTGGATCATCGCGTTTTGGAGATCTTGGTAGACGCTGGCGGAGAACTCGCGCACGACCGGCTGGCTGACGGCGACGCGGGCGTGGGCGCGGCGAATCTCGGCGGAGATGCGCTGCGGCAGAACCTGGTCGATCTTTTTGAGCGCGGTCGCGAGGGCGTCACGGTATCCGGCGCCGGCTTGCTCGGCGAAAGTGGAACCGGCGATGCGCAGGGCCAGGGCTTCGGGCGGGGTGAAGGAGGTCGGCAGGAACTTCATCTCGGCGAGGCCGAACTTGCCTTTTTTGCGCTTGATCTGCCCCCACTGGCGCAAAATGGCGATGTCCCGCTCAATGGTGGCGCGGGAGACATTGAACTTCGACTCCAGGTCGGCGGCGTCCCATTGCCAGGGCTCGCTGTCGATCAGCTGGAGGATCTGAATAAGACGATTGAATTGTTCTTCCAGTGTCATGGTGGTCGCTCAGTCGCCTTGGTCGGCGTTATGTCCAGAATAAAGCGCCGCCATGTGGCGGCAGATCGAAACGCAGCTTCGTCACTTCTCCCTGGGGATCCCAGTCGGCCATATAATCGTTCGTTACTAATGGGGCGCGCAGGCGCTTGGCTTCGCGCAGCAGCACGACATCGGCGTCGGTGCCTGAGTCGACGATGGTGATCTCCTCACGCGCGATCATGAGCCGCAGTTCGTCGGGATCATCGATCGTGTAGGGCAGGGGAGCGTCGCCCATCAAGTGTACCGGAAAATACCCCCGCCCTCGCAGGGCGCGGCGCAGTTCCAGGATGGGTTTCAGGCGCGCGCGGCCGGCCGTCAGCGATTCCTGATCGAACCAGGCGGCGTTGCTGGCGTCGACGACGACAGATCCCAAAGGCTTCTTTTGCAGCGGACCGAGATAGGAGCGGTCGCCTTCGGCGGCCAGCTCCAGCGCGGCGATCAGACGGCTATGGAGCGCGGGATCCGACGTTTCGCAATGCGCCAGGCTCTTACGCACGCTGGCGACAATCGGTAGATCTCCCCGGTCGATTGCGGAGAGGATCGCGGCGGCGGTCAGCGGGTATGGGAAGAAGCCGGGGAGAGGGAGCACGTCGTCGGGGCCGAGCGCGCCGGGCGCGGGATCCAGCGTGTCGGCCAGCGCCGCGGGGAGCTGCTTGCGGATCTGCTGCTGGAGCCGCGCGTACGCCTGTCCATTGAGCTTGCGCAGCCGCGCGAACGCCGCGCCCGCGTGCTTGATAATCTCGCGGTCATCCGTGCGAATGGAGGCGACGAACGCGCGGGAGACCTTTTCGGCCTCGGGCGTCTGTGGATCGATCAGGAGCAGCTTGACCATCGCGTCGGTCGCCGCGCGGATGTCGCCGCGTCCCAAACTTGCCGTCACCAGGGCGCGCGCGGAGATCGACGCGGCGCGCGGATCGCCCGACGCCTCCATCACCCGCGCGACGATATCGAGGGCGGCGAGGTTATTGGGATCGGCGCGCAGGACATCGTTCGCGAGGCTGAGCGCCAGATCGTGCTTGTTCTTATCGATGAGATGCCGGACGGCTTCTTCCCAAACGTCGTCTTTGGAAGCCGTATGTATGGTCCTGGCTTTGGAGGAATGGTTTGCGGCGCCGCGCGATCCGGGCGCGTGGCCCGCGAGCGATTTGAGCAGCTGTCCCCGCTCGTTGGTGAGACGCGCTGTTTGGCGCTCCAGGCGGGCGATGCGCAGGGAATGCTTTTCGGCGGTCTGCGCCAGTGTGTCGCGCTCGGCCTCAGCGGCGCGCAGCGCGGCGCCGGCCTCATATTCCCGCCGTTCCGCTTCCCGCACGCGTTCCTTCAGCGCCGCGATCTGCTCGCGCGCCTCATCACGATCGCGCTTGCGCTTCTGGCGCTCTTGATGCAGCTCTTCTTCCCGGCGCTTGACATCGTCCGGCTCCGACACCTTTTCTGGTTTGGACGCCGAGGGCGCCGGTTTCAGGGAATCGTCCGACTCGCTGAGATCGCGCAGGCGCTGGGCAAACGCGCCGTTGCGCGCGGCCTCCTCGGCCAGACGGCGGCGGACGACGGGGTTGCCGAGCCCCTGGTGGTTCATCCGGAACCCGGAGAACACCGTGGCGCGCAGCAGAAGGTAATCTTTTTCTTGGAGAAGGGAAATGACGGGAGGCGCTTTAAACGCGGCGAGAAGCGCGTAGGCTTCATCGAATGTGAGCGGTTCCGGCGCGAGTTCCGCAGTTTCTTGAGCGGGAGCGTCGCCGGAGATGGGTTCCGGCGACAAAACGTTCCGTTCTTCCGCCGGCATGATCAGACCGTCCCCGAAAGCACCGGAAGTTCACGCATACCCGGCGTGCGCTTCGTGGACTGCGTGACGAGCTGGCCGCAGGCCGCCGCGATCTGCTGTCCGCGCTCCTTGCGCTGCGTCACGGTGACGCCGGCGGTTTCCAGGATCTTGCGGAAGGCGGCGATGCGCGAGGGCTCAGGGCGTCCAAAGCTTTCGGTCACGCTGGTCGGGTTGTAGGGGATGACATTGAGCGCCGCCGGCATGCCCTTCATCAGCTGGGCCAATTCACGGGCGTCTTCCGGCCGGTCGTTGACTTCCTTGAGAAGAACGTACTCAAAGGTCAACCGGCGGCTGGTATGGTTGGCGTACGCCTTGCAGCTCGACATCAGTTTCGCCAGCGGATAGTTTTTCGCGACTGGGACCAGCCGCTGCCGCAGCGAATCGTTAGGCGCATGCAGCGATACGGCCAGCGTGATCTGCAAATCTTCCTGCGCCAGCTTGTCGATATTTGGGACGATGCCCACGGTGGAAAGCGTGATATGCCGCATGGCGACTCCGCACTCGGAGTTCAGAATGCGAATGGCCTTCAGCGTGTTGTCGTAGTTAAGAAGCGGTTCGCCCATGCCCATCAGAACGATGTGGCTAATGCGCCGCTGGGACTCCGATTGCAGCATCAAAAACTGGCCGACAATCTCGCCCGCCGAAAGATTGCGCGTCAGCCCCTGCGTTCCAGTAGCGCAAAACACGCATCCCATCGCGCATCCGGCCTGTGTCGAAAGGCACACGGAGACGCGCTTGCTGTCGGGCAGCAGCACGCATTCGATAGGGTAGTTGCCTTCGGTCAGGCGGGCCAGCAGCTTGACGGTTCCGTCGCGCGTGTCCTCATGCCGTTCCAAAAGGGAAATGGGTTTCGCGGGAAACGCCTCCGCCAGCTGCGTCCGCGCCGCCAGTGGAAGGTTCGTCATCTCCTCAAACGAAGCGCGGAACCCGCCGCGCTGATCCGGCAGCATCCGCCGATAAAGCCAATCGGCGACCTGTCCGCCATGAAACTCCGGCAGCCCCGTCGCCGCCGCAACCGCGCCGCGAATCTCCTGCGCGGTCATTCCGATCAATGATTGTGAAACGTTCTCCTGCATCACAAAAGTATACCCTTTTGAAAGGCCGTAAGTCAACGAGCGGCCTACAGCTTCGCCCCCGTCACCTGGGGCGCGGAGACGCCGTTGGTGGTGACGGTGACGGCGCCTTGCATGTCGGTGCGCCAGATGCCGGCCCCGGCGGCTTGCAGGCGGTGCAGGGCGCCGGGGTCGGGCGGTTCTTGGGGCGTACAGGAGATGACGGCGGTGGCGGGACCGGCGAGGCGCAGGAATTCCAAAGAGGTGCCGTCGCCGCCGCCGTGGTCGGGGACCTGGAGGATGTCGCAGGCGAGGTCCTCGGGGGCGTCCGCCACGAGGTAGGGCTCGGCGGCGGCGTTGCAGGAGCCGGCGAGCAGGATGGCGGTTTGGCCGAAGTCGACGCGGCAGATGAGCGGGTCCAGTGAGGCGCGCGGGCTGCGCTGCTGCGGCCAGAGCACGGAAAGACGCATGGCGCTGTCGCCGATCGCCGCTTTTTCATTGGCGTGGACAACGCGATAAGGGATTCGTTTGAGACGGATGCGGCGGATTAGACGTTCGCGGGTGGGATCGCCGTCGTCCACGCCGCTGTTCCAGATGGATTTGATCGGGATCCGCGAATCGAGCAGGGCGGTCGTGCCGCCGATTTCCGACAGGGAAGGAGATGCGAGGACGAGCAGGTCGATCTGCGTGATCCTGGCCTTGTGCAGGGAGCGGACGACTTCCTGTCCGGAGACGTCGCCGCCGTCGTTGACGAGGATCGTCCGGTTATCCGTCGTGCGGATCAGCGTGCAGCTTCCGCTGGAAAGCTCCAGAAACGTGACCGTCATCGTCGGCGGAACCGTCGCGGTTTGATGCTTGCGCAGCCACCAAAAAAAGCTGAAAGTGACTCCCGCGAGGACGATTAAGCCCAGGATGGCGGCGATGGAGGCGCGCTGCTGTGCGTTCAAAAGGCAGCCTCAATCAAACAAAGGAGGAGGACTGGGAGAGAAACGACCGATACTGTATTGATACGAGGCATCCACCCATTATATCCTGACGCATGGAGTTCGGACAATCCCTCGGCGGAAACAGTTGTGATGAATTTCACAAAGTTGGGCGGCGGCGATTGCGCGTCACAGATCGCTTCAGGTATAATCGCATCGTGATATTGCGTCTGCTGATGGAAGATCTTTCGATGTCGTATCGCGGGCGGACTTTGTTTTCCGGGCTGTCCCTGACGCTTAGCCCCGGCGACCGCGTGGTTGTCAGTGGGTCGAACGGGACCGGGAAAAGCACATTTTTGAAGATCGCGGCGGGATTGACGCGCCCCGACATCGGCCGCATCGCATTGGACGCTGGCGGCGACGGCGCCCCGAAGCCGCTGCGTGAGTATTTGGGGTATGCGGGGCCGGACGTCAACCCATACGAAGAGCTGACGGCGATTGAAAATTTGGAGTTTATCGCGCGCCTTCGGGGCCTGGCGATCGACGCCGATGCGCTGCTGGACCGGCTTGGATTGACCGCGCGCGCGCGGCGGACGCCGGTCAAATCGTATTCTTCGGGGATGCGGCAGCGCGTTCGCCTCGCGGCCTCGCTCATCGCGGAGCCGATCGTGCTGCTTTGGGATGAGCCGACCGCCATGCTGGACGAGCAGGGGCGGCGGGTCGCGGACGAGATCTTGACGGCGCATACCGAAGCCGGCGGAATGGCCGTAATTGCAACCAATGATTCAGACGAAATCGGACGCTGGGGCGGCCGGCGCATCCACTTCGGCGACCGTTAGCCGCTGGGTCGATTGCGCCGCCGCCGTCTTCGCCAAAGAACTGCGCGTCGAACTGCGCACCCGCTATGCGCTGAGCGCCGTGGTCTTGTTCGCGGTGATCACGGTAGTCATGGTCTCGGCGGTGCTGGTCGGCGCCAGTGTCCGGGGCGATGTCAAAGCGGCGCTGGTCTGGATCATCTTGCTGTTCGCGGCGCTTTCGGGACTGTCGCGCGTATTTGTTCGGGAGGAAGAGGCTGGCACGGCGGCGATCCTGCGTTTGACCGCGCCGTCCTCGGCGGTCTTCGCCGGCAAGCTGCTTTTCAATCTGGCGCTGATCGGCGTGGTTGAACTGGTGAGCGTCCCGCTGTTTCTGCTGCTGATGCCGGTGGAGAAACTCCAGCTCGGATTGCTTCTGGCGGTGCTGGCGATGGGCGGCGCGGGGCTGGCGAGCGCCGCGACCTTCACGGCGGCCCTGATCGCACATGCGGCGTCCGGCAAGAGCGCATTGCACGCCATCATTTCGTTTCCCGTCTTGATGCCGCTCGCGCTTCTGGCGGTGCAGGCGACGGTGGGGGCATTTGACGCAATTCCTGTCCATATCCTTCGCGCGCGGAACGATGTGGGGGTATTGGGCGCGTATGCAATTGTGATGACGACGGCGTCTTTCCTGCTTTTTGAATATGTCTGGCATGAATAATAGTCAACGCTCCGGTTTTGGAGCGCCGAAACCTTCTGCGGCGTCCGCGCCGCAAGGCTCCCCTCTGGCGCAGATCCCCAAGGTCCTGCTCCTGCTGATGCTTTGCGCCACGACGGTTGCGGGTTTCCTCTGGCTGCCCGCCGCGGAAGGATTCCGCAATCCGGCGCTGGCGCGCATCGTCGTCTTCCACGTACCCTGCTCGATCGTCGCGTCCATCGCCTCCGGCGTCACCATGTGGTACGCCATCGCCTATCTCGCGACGCGCCGGCCGATGCATGACGTGAAATCGCGCGTTTCCGCCGAGCTGTCGTTGCTGTTCTGGATTTTGACTACGGTGACCGGCGCGATCTTCGCCAAGGCGCAGTGGGGGACCTACTGGAACTGGGACATTAAGCAAGGGGCGATCATTCTGCTGCTGATGATCTACGCCGCCTATTTCGCGCTGCGGTCGGCGATCACGGATGAGCGTAAGCAGGCGGTAATCGGCGCCGCGTACGGCATTTTCGCGACCCTCTGCGTCCCATTTCTAACATACATTCTGCCGAACTCTACTCCCGACACCCTGCACCCGAAGGGAACGATTACGACGAAAGACGGGTTAAGTCCCGAGTACAAACTGGTCCTGTGGGTAGGGGTGCTTGGACTAACGCTGGTTTACGTTTGGGTATGGCGGCAGCATGTGGCGCTGGACGCCATTCGGAGCCGCCTCGCGGCGCGGCGCACCCCGCCGCCCGCCTCGGGTTTTGTCATTGTGGAGACGGGACAATAAATGAATACGCAAATGGTCCCCTTGATGCTCGTGCCGCTGATCATCTGGATCAGCGTGTGGGGTTATCTGTGGACGATGGATAAAAAGATCAAGTCGCTGGAGCGACAGATGGCGCTGCGCGCCGAAGATGAGGACGCCTTATGAGACCCACGGGATTGATCATCGGAGTCGTGATCATCATCTCCTGCCTGGTGTTCAGCGCCAAGCTGTTCAAGGGCAGCCTCATCAACTACGTGCCGTTTTCCGAGGCGCGCGAGGCGACGGGGCAAACCGTACAGATCATGGGCGCTCCCGCCGCCGGCACGATGCAGTACAACACCAGCGAGCACGCTCTGCACTTTGCCCTGACGGACGAAAAGGGCGAAACCATGCCAGTTGTGTTCAAAGGCCCCAAGCCCGAAGATCTGGACACGGCGATGACCAAAGCGACCAAGATCACGGCGCAGGGCAGCTACAGCCCGGCGACATCGACATTCGTCGCGGAAAATCTGCTGGTGAAGTGTCCCAGCAAGTATCAGGGCTCCAACGACAGCGGCGAACGGAGTTACGGCAAGGCGTAGGCGTCGCCCCGCAGTCATCCAGAAAGTAATAACCATGCTCCTTTTCGGCTCCATTGCCGTTTGGGCCGGGCTGATCGCCCTGCTGGCGTCCACGGTCTGCTATCTCGCGGGCGCGAAGCAGCCGGCGCTTGCGCGGGCCGGGCGCGGCTTGTTCTTTTTCACGCTGCTTTGTATCGTGGCGGCGGCGGGGACGCTCGGGACGCTGCTGGTCACTCACCGATTCGATTCGGCGTATGTGTTTGAGCATTCGGCGCGCGCCATGGATCCGCTGTACTGGTTCCCGTCGTTTTGGGCCGGCCAGGAAGGCTCATTTCTCCTCTGGGCGTTCTGGACGGGCATTATCGGCGCGGCGCTGGCCGTCACGTCAGGGCCGGCCGAGCGCCGTGTCATGCCGGTTTTTAACGTCACGCTGCTCTTCCTCATTTCGCTGCTCGCCATTCGATCGCCATTTCTGCCGCTGGACACGCACGGCATGCCCGCTCCCACGGAAGGGCTGGGGCTGAACCCAAACCTGGAAAACCCGTGGATGGTGATCCACCCGCCGACGCTTTTCCTGGGATTCGCCACACTGACGGTTCCGTTCGCCTTCGCCATTCAGGCGCTGATCTGGCGGGACTGGGACAACTGGCTGAAACGCGCGCTTCCCTGGGGGCTGCTCGGCTTCTCCATCATGGGCCTCGCGATGATGATGGGCGGCTACTGGGCGTATGAAATGCTGGGGTGGGGCGGCTTCTGGGCCTGGGATCCGGTCGAGAACGGCCCGTTCGTTCCGTGGATGTTCCTGCTGGGCTTTATCCATGCGGCGCAGGTCAATCGTGTTCGCGGCGGCCTGGGGCGGACGCTGCTGGCGATGGGAATCCTGCCGTATGTCACCGCGCTGTATGAGACGTTCCTGACGCGGTCGGGCGTGCTCGAGAAGTTCAGCGTCCACTCGTTTTCCACGCTGGGCGGCGTCGCGAACAATATTCTGCTCGGCGGTTTGCTGACGGCGCTTGTTGTGGGCTTCGGCCTGCTGATCTGGCGCGCTAAGAACGTTCCGACAAAGCCGAACCAGTGGGATCAGCCGGCGACGCGTGAATTCGCGTTTCTGATGTCGATTGTGCTCTTTACGCTGTGCGCGATCATCTCAGGCGTCGGAATGTCTGCTCCGCTGATCACCGGCATCGCGCAGAAGTTCGATCCCTCCGTGCATCTCGCCTCCATCCACGAAGATTTCTATAACAAGGCGAACTTTCCGATTGCCCTGCTGCTGGCGATCGGACTGGGGCTGGGGCCGCATCTGGCGTGGCGCGAGCGCGGCAAGGCGAATGGCGACCGGCTGATGTGGGCGTACGGCGGCGCCGTCGTCCTTGCGGTTGGGTTCATGGTGCTGAGCCGGACGCTGGGGACGCCGCTGTTCGGCTTCAAGCTCGCCGTGCAGGTCCTGC from Capsulimonas corticalis harbors:
- a CDS encoding glycoside hydrolase family 43 protein, with protein sequence MWIFSYFRQIYGGRVEVTPNGIETVPLTEETMSAESLHLAYSQDGVIWTPLNDNKPVLNSIANQYIIRDPFIRKGLDGWFHLLSTGGATRRDIGYARSRDLIVWEDQRSIPIIQGDERARNAWAPEFHYDEAQRNYFVFWSSSYGSEGWDDSRIFCSRTTDFQTFTPPTVLLDAGYTIIDATIVPANGQWYMIFKDERFGYKHGEHRFMRVASAPALGGPYTVLTDAITPQLTEGPALYRPNPNAPWHLAYDYCMADGYGVSISNDLLNWTILPEATFPANARHGSIFEITDAEFEHAQNALSHNQ
- the rlmN gene encoding 23S rRNA (adenine(2503)-C(2))-methyltransferase RlmN; its protein translation is MIGMTAQEIRGAVAAATGLPEFHGGQVADWLYRRMLPDQRGGFRASFEEMTNLPLAARTQLAEAFPAKPISLLERHEDTRDGTVKLLARLTEGNYPIECVLLPDSKRVSVCLSTQAGCAMGCVFCATGTQGLTRNLSAGEIVGQFLMLQSESQRRISHIVLMGMGEPLLNYDNTLKAIRILNSECGVAMRHITLSTVGIVPNIDKLAQEDLQITLAVSLHAPNDSLRQRLVPVAKNYPLAKLMSSCKAYANHTSRRLTFEYVLLKEVNDRPEDARELAQLMKGMPAALNVIPYNPTSVTESFGRPEPSRIAAFRKILETAGVTVTQRKERGQQIAAACGQLVTQSTKRTPGMRELPVLSGTV
- a CDS encoding helix-turn-helix transcriptional regulator, giving the protein MTLEEQFNRLIQILQLIDSEPWQWDAADLESKFNVSRATIERDIAILRQWGQIKRKKGKFGLAEMKFLPTSFTPPEALALRIAGSTFAEQAGAGYRDALATALKKIDQVLPQRISAEIRRAHARVAVSQPVVREFSASVYQDLQNAMIHHNPVDITYFSRSRMEPSKRRVDPYGLTFKIGAWYMVGFCHLRQGIRTFGLDRIKWLRVEDKLHFRYPADFDLQEWLSKGWQLQAGGEPTEVVVRFAPSTASWILGGQWHPTQRIDKQPDGSVLFRVIVSGYQEILYWVLSFGEQAEVLEPAPLRVAVADAARKMVGIYDAPKEGTVKLI
- a CDS encoding transketolase, with translation MTDQIQDWKELAAQLRVDSIRCTTAAGSGHPTSSMSAADLLSVLLAKYLKYDWDNPKHPNNDHLIFSKGHACPLLYSAYKAVGAITDQEFLTLRQLGSRLEGHPNPHTLPWVDVATGSLGQGLPIGVGVALDGKYVDKLPFRVWVLLGDSEMAEGSVWEAFDKASYYKLNNLIAIIDVNRLGQRGETDLGWNTDAYAARATAFGWHAIVLDGQSVEEVDAAYAEALTQTDKPTVLIAKTKKGAGVSFLADHDGWHGKALNADQAKDAIAELGGERHILINVAKPEELKPAAGITEQPLKLPVYEAGTKEATRKAYGDALVAIGASRADVVVLDGEVSNSTHADEFKKAYPDRFFEMFIAEQQLVSAAAGFGVRKKKAFASTFAAFFTRAYDQVRMGAISNSTIKLVGSHAGVSIGEDGPSQMALEDLASFRAVFGSTVLYPSDANQTGHLVDLLADQPGISYMRTTREKTPIIYAPDEKFHIGGSKVVKQSDSDQVTVVGAGITLHEAIKAHATLAAEGINIRVIDLYSVKPVDKEGLIAAASATGNKVIVVEDHWPEGGLGDAVLDAFADLGDKSPVVVKLAVRIMPGSGKPFELLNAAGIDADHIVKAVKELL
- a CDS encoding sterol desaturase family protein; this encodes MPMHLFFQQMIGLCVSGLCFVAVCALIFWPLEELFDGDKAVRPKFKDLAALWFYQSFGLWIAAGIIYEIAFFLKQFLPAPWLLFVKQQPFWLQATAALLMAEIWVYVFHRLAHTLPYLWKYHRVHHTVVDMTWSAASRQHPVDFLLIIVGANLPAMILGLDLKPIALLVILERIYTVLLHSDLNIHYGRFSQIIASPRLHRLHHSPICRNKNYAGILSFLDVIGNTFQAPVTRHQAGNIHDLLSPTTVADEPGRTQVDA